The following is a genomic window from Silene latifolia isolate original U9 population unplaced genomic scaffold, ASM4854445v1 scaffold_352, whole genome shotgun sequence.
ACACGTAACATCTACTGCGTGTCACATGGTTTTCTTGGTGTGCTGCTATTCTTGGCAACAAGGTCGAGTCCGGCTTACGTTAGAACAGGTAGGCCAAATTAGATTTGCTAACACGGGCATAACCGTCTTAGCTTTATTTTGGGTTTACGGCGTATAATAAAAATGTGCATTAATATTAATAAAAGGTTTGTCTCATCTATACAGGTAGGATAGtaattaacctattttatttttgAGAGGAATATATCCATCTTACGGAAGACCTACTGTTGAGACCCATTTTAATCTTACTTATTGTATAATATGCATAGGGCGGTCCGGGTGGGCAGGTGCCCCCCTTGAAATTTAGGATATTTAGGTTTTAAGGCTTGTTTGGAATGAGAGTAATAATTAAGGGTgtaatagagctaaaatgaactaaaaaatggagggaaagaATGGGGGTTGGAGATAGAAATGAGGAAATATAATGTAATAGTCCCTccattaagggagtaattgtttCATACCTCTCCCCTCAAGTAATGCATTACCTACATATTgaggtaataattcctccctcaccTCCTTTTTCCACTCTCCACAACTAGCACAAAGCACCAATCTCCTCCTATTTCTTCTTATCTTAGCTCTCATTACttccttaataattactctcattccaaGCAAGTCCTTAAGTGTGGATTATGGTCTTTGTTTGGCTgctttaggccctgttcttttcggCTTATTTTCAAAGACATTTCGATTATTtcactctattcgattcgattcactcgattcgattgattgattcgactCCATTGATTCGATTTGATTGATTGACTCCATTGATTGattcagctccattcgattcgattcgattcgattgctCCATTGATTAAATCGATTCGATTGCTCCATTGATTCGATAAATTTCGATTCGATCATTATTTCAGCTCCATTAAATTCAAATTTCATTTCAAATTTGTACTAATTTaaataatagttattattaattttgttaacaataatactatttttttaatattaatattatttattgtttattattattataattataattaataatattgttaataatttatttattattattattattattattattattattattattatgatgatgatgatgatgatgatgaatattattattaaaatgaataataatgttattaatgttaatgttgttgttgttgttgttgttgtttttgttgttcttgatattattattattattattattattattattatttttttttttttttttttttttttattattattattataaatgcgcgcagctttcattataataaaaaataaaaggtttacatgaaattggtggggagccgagagacaatctgggctcccacacccttagcaatagtaaatctaatacgagtaaaaatgtaagcggctacccgagccccaaagatcccgagataccgagaatttcggatccgctgagcaaggcaacaaagatccgaactcaactccccaagtgaagagaaagagaaaggtaggaaaccataacccgccaccgcgcacaaatccccatacttagcacactttatTTGAGCAAAGACAAGAACAACCCTACCCAAGACAAAATCCGCCAACCCGacccgagtcaaaggtgaagaactgtcagtcgacgcacacatcacgcctctcgtcccaagaataaagcaataaatccgcagacgaagagagccaccatgcccatcaaccaaaccgatatcaacctccttcccgcaGAAATacggatctatagcagatgtcgaagagagtgtcctggacaaggttatgccgatgtttaacgcccacgcaTTTCAagagacaagaaacagcgtggtccccaaaaacatcccaaagaaaaacccgagagcaaggcgggacggggcctagataccgagaataacggaacaccgggcgataccccaaagacactacggtaagtcctcccgttcatagtctgccccaaccctgagataggaaccgcacgtaaccaatcagaggagtggtattattattattattattattattattattattattattattattattattattattattattattattattattattattattattattattgtcgttgttattataattattattggtattattattaaaattcataacatttattattaatattactaatGAGGCACTCCGAACCGACTTGACTCACTTGCCAATACGGGGTCttacaagtcaacacgcttgccaacatggttacaAATTAGCTTGGTACCCTACGAATCCCAaatcgttaaaagcgaattctatcaagtTGATTATTGAAAATACATGTAACAAgttttctataagcgaatcgcgaatcggtaaggcgtattcatagcgaatattgTAACCGTGCTTGCCAAACCATCATTTTAGGTACACATAAAACCTATAAATATCTCACTATtcaccaatcaatggtaaaaacttctcaccaacaacttcctctctctagaagtaagactattCGAGCTACTACAAGAGGGCACAGAGACCTTAGCTTGAAGCAAGGTCCCGACTATCCACCATTaccgtaaggcatcagagaaggacctTTTGCATACCCTCTGAGGCCtttgttacgcgtgaaagatccatcCGAAGAGAGCAAGCATAGGCTTGAGATGCCATATGAGAGTAGGGCGTTGACTCGACCTGaattcgagcaacgcttacttgagtatttttattctaaacaattattttactaatatcattattaatatgaccatattatttattattgttattaaaaatattattagtagaCAAATActcttttttcattattataatttatgattattcatatataatattataatttttttcttataaatattaattttagtattactattatactatgaatattaatatattatagttgatagtaacaataatattgaatactattattattattaatatgattatttgattCAATTGATTCAATTGATTTTAtccattcgattgattgattgaattTCACTCTATTCgggattcgattcactccattcgattgattCATTTCAATTGACTTCATTGATTCGGTTATTTCGATTCGGTTATTtcggctccattcgattgatGGTtcactctaaaaagccagaaagaacagggccttagaagTGTTTTTGTAACTGAAAAAGTAGTAGTTTCGCCAAACACCCTAAATTATGTAGTTTTTAAACTACTTTTAAAAAGTCAGATTCTGATTATTGACCGTCAAAAGTAGAAGTAGGTattttctacttctacttttcacaTAAAGTGCCAAAAATCATTACTTTTTTTTATGAAACCATtacttatttatatattttgttcctACATTTTTTCTCTTATATGTACAATATTTGCTTCTATACTCTCATATAGAACGTCAAAGTACCAGGATGTGtaaaattataattttgattTGCTTCTACCCTCTCAAAATATTTGTTGGTATAATTTTAGTTTGACAAGGGTTTGTAAAATTATAAATTGAAGGGTAATTATATATAGTTTTAGTATAATTGTCGAGTGATTAAATAACTTTTTTAAACGTTTATTTTTATTCAAATGATGAATCTACAAATAACATGGTTAATGGAGAAAGCAAAAAAAGAAAAGGTTGGATGAgagtagttaggccaaacatataaattttataagaaatcacttttacaaaaataTAGCCAAACAACCAAAACTTTTCCCAGAAGGTAAAAGGCCAAACAACACCTACATTCATAAAGATGATGTGGTAAAGTTGGTAGTTGCCTGGTGTCTTAGGTTCGACTactatcatatactccctccatatcaatccaaaggtaacattgaccaaaatggcactattcatggtcgtagggaatcttcgatattattcttaatctataagaaaaaatatagtcatgtgagatcttgtttgatctatcgtcatgaatgctacaagtatatcaattttttataatttttaataatgtgtaactaacgatattcacgttgcaaaacgtgtctcgacaagtgtgaaaaagtcaatgttacctttggattggtatggagggagtataagctATTTTGCTATATAATTTTTGGGCCATAGTTTCTTGTCAAAAATTTGTTTCTAACACGATTTGAACCTTTAACCTCCATTGTGTCATGTTAATGTCTTAACCATTAAGTTACTAGTCTTCATTTGTTAATATGGAATTAAAATTTGTTATATCTTAAAAAACCCGTTGTTGTCTAGGGTTCCTAGGGTTTCCGTCTAAAATTCTTAGGGTTCATCCTCTTACTCGAGGCTATTTCCCACGATTTTTGATCGTGTGAGAGGTCTTTCCACACTGTTTTCGTTTATAGTTTTTGTTTTCTATGCAGGTACAAAGGATGAGTTCGTCACGCGAGGCAAATCGAAAAGATAAGGGGTCAGTTATTTGTGAGGAGGAGAATGAACATGCGGTTTTCGAATGGGAGGAGGAAGGTAATTCGACGGTTGACAGCAAGATTTTAGTCGGGAAGTTATGGGCATCGAGGGCACTAAATGTGAAGGCAGCCATTGATACTATGATACAGCTTTGGAACCCCTCAAAACCGATCCTTGGCAACGTTTTCGACGCAAAGGAAAAGATACTCGTCTTTCGATTTGAAGGGGAAAGGGATAAAGCGAGAGTTCTTGAAGGGCAGCCATGGCACTTCGAGAAATTTGTCTGGTGTTTTAACGAATCTAATCGCTCCGGTAAGGATACTGACGTTCCTCTATTCCATTTTCCTATTTGGGCTAGAGTCTACGACCTTCCTATATCCGAGAGAACGAGCCAGGCTAACATACAGCGTATTGGGGCAAGCTTGGGTACTTTTATCGAAACTGATGCTAGTCAATATACTGAACTCGATAGGGCCATCCGCATTAGAATAATTCATGATGTTCGAAAAGCCCTTAAGCTACAATTCCAATTAAAATGAAGGAGGGGAGGGTGGTGAATTTTGATGTGAAATATGAAAGGTTACCTATATTTTGCTATGGTTGTGGGATTATGGGTCATGGGGAGAAGGACTGCGAAGAGGAGGATGAGCTTCTTTTTGGGGAGTGGCTTCGGGCATCTCCATGGAAGGTCACTAAGACGAAGGCGTATGGGGGAGGAAAGGTGAGGAGGGACTTGAACGGGTTATTTGATGCAGAGAAACAACGGGCAGAGGAGAGGGATATTAGCTTGATGATTGATAGACTGCAATCAATTGCCATTGATCTTAAAACCAAAAAAGGGAGAGCATCTAGAGGGGGTGGGAACGGAATGAAGGCGGGGTTGGAAGTGGACAGCAGCAGTCGGTGAGTCAGTGTGTGGTTATAGGGGAGGAGGAGAACACGGGGAATGGAAATGAGGAAGGTATTATCGAGGACCAGGGCCTTGATGATGGTAATGCTGAACATAATGGTGAGATGGCGGGGAGGGAGGTAACTATGGAGGTGGATATGGAGACGGGATCTGATATGGGGAGAGAGGCTAGGAGTACGAATAGGGCTGGGAATAGTAATGTGGCGGGGGGTAAGCGAAGGGAGTGGAAAAAATTGTCTAGGGTGGGAGATTGGGAGTCGGTGGGGGAGTTAGGTGTCGTAAGTGGTAATAAGAGGGGCAGGGGTGAGGAGTTGGTTATTGGTGATGAGAAACAGATAAAGACAATTTCAGACGGGGGCGTTTTAgtacctgaggcggaggttgagagCACTCAACCCCGCCAGGCCCAATGAATATCCTAAGTCTCAACTGTCGGGGCCTGGGCAACCCCGACACGGTGAATGCCCTTTGTACTTTGGTACGGAGGGAAGCCCCGACCATGATGTTTTTATGCGAGACAAAACTTTGTGGTCGTGAAATGTGGAGGGTGAGGGAGAAATTAGATGGTTATGATGGGATTGAGGTGGATAGCATGGGAAGATCGGGGGGTCTCGCGTTTTTATGGAAGAGGGAGGTGGATTGTAGGTTCGTGTATGCTTCTGTTCATCACATGGATTTCCATGTTCGGGAGGGAGAGAAAGAATGGAGAATCACGGGCTTTTATGGGTGGCCAGCTGTCTGAGACCGTCATCTCTCATAGGAGCTTCTCCGTCTTCTCCATGGGCAATCTTCATTACCATGGGTTTGTGTGGGGGATTTCAATGAGATTCTTTTTTCTACGGAGATGAAAGGGGGAAGCCAGGCTCAATGGCAAATGAATAATTTCCAAGCTGCGATTGATGATTGTGCGCTTAAGGATGTGCCGCGGGAAGGTTATGCATTTACGTTCGATAATGGTCAAGTTGGTTTAGACAATCGACAATGTCGACTGGACCGTGCGTTATGCTCTGATTTATGGCATGATCTTTTCCCGTATGCGCGGCTATTTCATCTTGATCATGAATGGTCTGACCACGCACCTATCAAGTTGGTCTTTCACAGACGTGAGATTGGTGGTAAGGCGAGGAGTCGCTTTCGATTCGAACAAATTTGGGTGGGGGAAGATGGGTGTGAGGAAACGGTGATTCGTGGGGTGGCTAGGGGCAATGGGGATTTGGTGGAAGCTTTACGGGGATGTGCACGAGAGCTGCAAGCCTGGAAGAAGATTAGTATAGGCAAGATTAACCGATCATAGGATGTCAAACGCAGACAATTGGCCCGGTTGAATGAGGGGGACCGTTCGGAAGAAGCTATGAAGAGACGGAGGAAATTGATAGCGGAAATAGTGGGCTTTATAAGCAAGAATAACAATATTGGAGACAACGCTCGCGTGCTCTTTGGTTACCGGATGGGGACCGAAATACGAAGTTTTTCCATAATAGAGCGGGGgaaagaaagaggaagaatttcaTCAGAATGCTAGTTGATGATGAGGGACAGGAACGGGTTGGTGATGAGGCCGTGTCTAAGGTCGCGAATAACTACTTCCAGGAGTTGTTCACTTCGGCCGAACCAAGTAATTTCGATGATGTTTTACTCGGACTTGAGGGGCGTGTCACAGACAATATGAATCGAATTTTACAAGCTGAATACAGTGAAGCTGAGATCGTTGAGGCTCTTAATCAAATGCATCCTCTGAAAGCTCCCGGGCCGGATGGTATGAATGGCTTATTCTATCAATCGTATTggcaaattattggtctgaatgTCGTCAACACGGTCCTTGGTGTCTTGAGAGGTGAGGTTTCTCCGAGTGGGTGAAATAAGACCAATATTGTTCTCATCCTGAAGAAAAAGGCGCCGGATAAAATCCGCGATTTCCGACCGATAAGTTTGTGTAACGTGGTCTATAAACTGGTCTCCAAAGTCCTAGCTAATCATCTGAAAGTGTTCCTTGAGGAGATTATATCAGAGAATCAAAGTGCCTTCACTCCGGGTCGGTTGATTACTGATAATATTTTGATTGCATTCGAATTATTTCATCATATGAAGAATAGCAGACAAAGAGAGGGACACATGACGATTAAGCTTGATATGGCTAAGGCATACGACAGAGTAGAGTGGGTTTTTTTGCGCCAGGTTCTAAGTACTATGGGGTTTGACGGGAGGTGGATAGTGCGAGTTATGGACCGCGTTTAGACGGTGACCTTCTCGGTCCTTATTAATGGGTTCCCATCCGAAGAGTTTCGACCAGCTAGGGGACTGCGGCAAGGGGATTCTCTGTCTCCATATTTATTCCTTTTGTGTGCGGAAGCCTTGTCTAATATGATTCGAAGAGTTGTGGAGAATAATGCGCTGCATGGGATTTGTATTGCTAATTCGGCTCCTACTATTTCACACCTTTTTTTTCAGATGATAGGATATTTTTCACACGGGCCACTTTGGAGGATGCAGCGGTAATAAATGACATTTTGAGGAGATACGAGCGAGCCTCGGGACAGCTTGTGAGTCTTGACAAGACGACTGTATCGTTTAGTAGAGGAGTGGATAGGGGAAGGAGGGATCTTGTTGCGGCGAAGCTGGGGGTTGTGCAGGTCGATGAGCAAGCTCGCTATTTGGGCCTGCCTACGGTGATTGGTCGATCAAAAAAGGTTATTACGGATATTATTCGTGATAAACTTTGCAAACGTTTACTGGGGTGGCGCGGGAAGATGTTGTCTAGGGCTGGTAAGGAGATTCTCATAAAGGTTGttgccaattcactccctacctatgtgatAAGTGTATTCAAAATTCCCGTAAGATCTGTGATGAGTTGCGATCGATTGTGGCCCGGTTTTGGTGGGTACATGATGAGAATAAGAGGGGGATTCATTGGGTGGCGTGGAAGAGGTTGGCTCGGCCTAATGGGGTGGGAGGAATGGGTTTTCGTGACTTCCAGCTGTTTAATCTTGCTTTCCAAGGCAAACAGGAATGGCGCCTTACAACTAACCCGGACAGCCTTTGGACCCTTCTTATGAGGGCGAAATATTTCCCGGATGGAGATTTTATGACAGCTCGGCTTGGAAATAATCCTAGCTATACGTGGCGAAGTATTTTTGATGCTCGAACGGTCATTGAACAAGGATTGCGACGGCGCATTGGTGATGGTATGGATACGGCGACTTGGGGCCATGCGTGGATTCCCAACTCGCATACTGAGCGTATTATATCGCCGTGTGGTCCGGGGAATGAGGTGATGAGGGTTGCGGAGCTGCTAATGTCGAGTGGGGTCGAGTGGGACGAGGCAAAATTACGCCATTTCTTCCTGGAGTTTGAAAGGGAACGCATTAGAAATATGCGGGTCAGTCCAAGTAAACCGCGAGACATATAGTATTGGGGGCAGGAACGGGATGGAATATACACGGTCCGTAGTGCGTATAAGATGTTGGCTCGTGAGGTGGGGGATATGGCAGACAGCTCAGAGGAGATAGAGTTAAGCGGCTCTGGAAGAGACTTTGGAACTTTTCGATTTGGCCTCGTGTGAAGCTCTTCTTTTGGCAGCTGTGTAGTGAAGCATTAGCTACGAGGGCGAACATTGTGGCACGAGTCGGAGGTGAGTCTTCTCTTTGTTCTTTATGTCATTCCTCTATAGAGTCAAGCTTACATTTGTTTCGGGATTGTGGGGTGGCACAGTGGGTTTAGGAAGGGTTGGGGGTCGAGGTTGCGGCGGAGCAGCAGGGGAGTGATGTGAAGTAATGGGTGGAGGTTTGTTGGCAAGAGATGTGTGGGACGGAGTGTATTAAATTAATGGTGGGATGTTGGGCTATCTGGGAACACCGCAACAAAGTCATTTTTGACAATATTTCGGTCGAACCTGAGCTAGTTGTGAAAAGGGCTAGAGATGTGATTAATGTGGGGGTGGGGGACAGTGAGGGGGAGGTACGGGGTACAACTGGTGCGGGGAGGTCGAAGGGTGGGGATAGGGAGGAAGGAGGGTGGAAGGTAGCGCGGTCTGGTTATGTTAAAATCAATGTTGATGCAGGGACAAAGGAGGGAGAGGGGGTGACTACGGGTGTGGTGTGCCGAGACTCAAATGTTGATGTGATGTGGGGCGTGTCAACGGGTCGGGAGCAACAATGGGAGGTTCCTGTGGCAGAGGCGTGTGCGGTGCTTGATGGGTTGGAGGAAGCGGTGCATCGGGGGATCCAAAACGTTGAAGTAGAGAGCGATTGTTTACAAGTTATCGAAGCTCTTAAAGATAGGAAGACGGGACGAAGTGGGTTCGCGCTTTTGATTGAAGACATTCTCGATTGTAGTACTAAGTTTCAGTCGGTCATTTGGTCACATGTGTCTCGTAACAATAATTGTGTAGCTCATGCTTTAGCTCATTGTTTTCCTCGTATTTCGGGTAAAGTTGTATGGGATGATGGACTACCATCGTCTGCAAACTCTGCTGTTCGTTTTGATAAGTTATTAATTGAGTAAGGCCTTCGGGCTgttgatttcaaaaaaaaaaaaaaaaaaaaagccgtTTTTCGGTGCTATGAGTTAcatttttgtaaaaaaataaaaatttgatgTACAACTAACATTGAGGTCAttgtctttttttatttttttattactttacACAAAAAAATTATACTCCATATTATACAAAAAGTGCCTTATAAAATGAAAGACGATTTATTTAAGAAAAATTTGTGCCCCTCTTGTACCAAATTCCTACCTTCACCCCAGGAGCAATGTATTTTAATCTCTCTCCTTTCTAATCTCGTGAATTTGGTTAGTGCAAAATATTTTTTCTGTCAGTTTATTTGTTTATATGTATTTAATTAGGAATTTATAAGATATTCCTCACAATTTAATAAAAAGGATTGGCAAACAATTGAGACAAAGTGGTAACCTTACAAATTACAATCTACTTATGCCGGTGGGTCAGAATATATATCTTTATACCATATTCGGGTTTTGTTAAAGATAAAATCATTACATAATTTACATTACTTGGTAATAAACCTAAATCATATCATATGTAAATGGATCGCGCTAGTAGTGTCAGTTCTAGTTTGGTTCAATTTGTTACGTTAGTTAATCACATAATCATGTTATTATCAATCATTTCGTTGTCTTAGTATAAGTTCAGGTAATTAAGATTTAATGTTCGAGATATTATTAAGCTAAATTTATTGCTAACAAGTTGAGTATTCcttccctccattcaactccacaaggccattatgctttatcacgtttgctAACGCGACTTTTACTTGGCAAATATTtttagttacgtatttgcaaaaattataaaagttagatatttttaatgtactcttaaagacgaattaaataagatctcacatgaatatattttcacttatgtatcgagagaaaattgaagtttaATGTTCGCTTGTGAATAGTATAAAAAGAGATAATTAccatggagttgaatggaggagtATAAATTATTAAGCTGATCGGTTTGCGTGCGGCGATTGTTCATCCGTCATTTATCATCCGTGAAACTTATCATTCGGCGTCCACTCATTCATTATCTACGAATTAAACGGGTGGATCAGTGGATAAAGGGGTAATTACATAAAGCTAAAAAAAATGTACATATTTCAAAAAGCAAAGGCTAGAATATTCACAAAAGTAGGTGTCTTAGGTCCCCGGTGTTGGCCAATTTGCATGCTTCGTGTTCTCGCTCCACCTTTTTCTatgtttcttttttgtttttttctaaTGAAATTTTGTTTTTCTTCAATATCGGGCaccaattctcatttgtgacggatacgcaagtttgtgacggattaAGGGCCGTTCATATAgaatagataagacaaaaatagAGTACCTAGAGAATAACAAACTATTTTATCTTATCTACTCACGTTAATAGTACTTGACCCGTTGTAAGCTTGTGACGAATATTCCCGTCACAAAGGAGACTTGCTGGTTGTGGGGAGCTTGATTTTGATCACATGAGATTCAGATAATTCATCCTACGCCAAATCCAAATTCTTGTTTATACTTGTTTAAAACGGAaatatttatcttattttaatacGAATTAAATAAATATCAAATGATTTCATAAGGGGGCTGATTTTTATCGACGGcattttagtaaatatcgacaaCGTTTTCATTTCAAAAGACGATAATGTCCCTTACACTTTGAcactactttctctctctaaactaAATTCTCTCAAATTCAAGTAAAACcaattaaattttaaaaaaaaaaaatcaccaacaacaattaaaaaaattacaaaaacaattACCATGACGGATCCGCACTCACCTACGTaaacaacttaatctctttaattaATCTATTCGTTATACGTATTTACTAAATTAGAGTAAAGATTGCGTGTTTTTTACGTATTATACAACCAATGGACTGAAAAATGAGACTTAACAATCAACCATGGACGAAAAGTTGAGATGCAAAGTTCAATCATGGGCCAAACAATGAAAACCAACGTTTTGGCCATGGTGAACGTTGAGTCCCAAGGTTTGACCCATTGTGAACGTTCAAATCACACGTTTTGCCATGGCTGAACAATGAGATTCATTGTTTGGCCATGGTTGAATGATGAGTGTCGACTTTCAGTCCATGGTTGATCAATGGGTATCATTGTTTGGCCATGATGGAACGTTGATCCTCATTGTTTGGCCATGGCTGATTGTTGAGTATCATTGCTTGCTCATGGTTGAACAATGAATCTCATTGTTTGGCCATGGATCGATTGTTGAATATCAACTTTTAGTCCATGGTCGGACAACTAACTTGTTTTTTTTGCTTGCGTTTAACCTCCCAAATTCGATAATAAATATGTTTTATAATTATCGTTCATAATTATCAGACAACtaactttttttttgtttccgtTTAATCTCTCAAATTCGATAATAAATATGTTTTATAATTATCGTTCATAATTATTGGACAATTAACTTGTTTTTTTTTAGCTTCTGTTTAACCTCTCAAATTCGATAATAAATATGTTTTATATAATTATCGGACaactaactttttttttttccgtttaaTCTCTCAAATTCGATAATAAATATGTTTTATAATTATCGTTCATAATTATCGGACAattaacttgttttttttttgtttgcttCCGTTTAACCCCTCCTGCTTTTTCTTTCTTCGGAATATTGGGTGCAAGAATGTCGTCATCATGCCAAATGTTCGAACCTCGAGTCAGGATTTCCATACAAGAGAAGTTTACTAGAGATTTGTTAGGAGAAAGTCATTGAACTTCCAACATAGAACAAAAAATGATCTGATGTTTGCCTTACAAAAGAAATATCACCACAAAAGCAGTTATACGCTCTATTCTATTTTTGGATTACTGAACAATCTACAGTGTCATACAAAGTCCAGTACATTATTATTGTCTCGTATGGTATAAAAAAGAGACCAGCTCTGTAGCGTGGGGCTGTACAATTGTACATACTATTGAGTATTGAACCAGGGATGTTCTAACGATGTCTAAGAGCAAAGCAAGCTACATAGTTCTTCCTTGCTGCTGAGACGTAGTTCGAAGGCAAAATTTTGTACTTGTCATTTTTCAAACATGTCAATGTCGTTTGCCCTCCGCTTTGAATTGTTTGCCATCAGA
Proteins encoded in this region:
- the LOC141639356 gene encoding uncharacterized protein LOC141639356; protein product: MVGCWAIWEHRNKVIFDNISVEPELVVKRARDVINVGVGDSEGEVRGTTGAGRSKGGDREEGGWKVARSGYVKINVDAGTKEGEGVTTGVVCRDSNVDVMWGVSTGREQQWEVPVAEACAVLDGLEEAVHRGIQNVEVESDCLQVIEALKDRKTGRSGFALLIEDILDCSTKFQSVIWSHVSRNNNCVAHALAHCFPRISGKVVWDDGLPSSANSAVRFDKLLIE
- the LOC141639355 gene encoding uncharacterized protein LOC141639355 is translated as MKGGSQAQWQMNNFQAAIDDCALKDVPREGYAFTFDNGQVGLDNRQCRLDRALCSDLWHDLFPYARLFHLDHEWSDHAPIKLVFHRREIGGKARSRFRFEQIWVGEDGCEETVIRGVARGNGDLVEALRGCARELQAWKKISIGKINRS